CGAAACGGAATTCTGTTGCTCAACCACTACGTGCACTTGGTCAAGTTTGAAGGGGAAGGTTGGACCAGAGCTATGGTGCGACGTGCAGGACAGGAACGGATGGCGCCAGTCTTGATGACGGCGCTGACAAGTGGAATCGGACTGTTACCGTTGGCACTGGCCGCAGGTGAGCCTGGAAAAGAAATTCTGTATTCGATTGCCACCGTCATCGTCGGTGGTCTGATCACCAGCACACTTGCGGAGTTCTTTGTGCGTCCTGCACTGTTCTGGATGGTTGGAGTAGAGGCTGGAAAGCAAATCGTTTCGACAACCGACCAAGATCTATTTGCTGACCCCAAGCCCAAGGTAAAGCCTAGCCATTGAACTTCGTTGGGCAGATTCGAATTCTAGGTCGCCACGTTTGTAGTGGCGTCCCAATACCCGTTTCCGGCGGTACGCTAGGTAATGGCCATACGCCGGATAATTATGGAGAGTGATGATGTTGAAAGGACTGTTGATTCCAGTTGTGTTTGTTGCTGGGTTGTTTGTCGCGTCAAATAACAATGTTCGAGCAGATGGCGTCCCTGCTGGTGTTACAGCTCAGTCGCGAGAAATCGTCGAATACCGATTGGAAAAATGGAAGGTGACGCATGCCGAAGAGGGAAAGAAAGGTGAGCAGCTCGTCGGGACGTTGAAGAAACTACGTTGCGAAGTTGAAGTCAGCGCGCATGGCGGACATCAAGATGTCAAATACAGATGCCCGCAGTGGCAAAAGCTTTCGCTGAAAAGTCACAAAGAAGCTCATCAGTGGGAAGGCTGGTTGAAAAAACTTGGCTTTGAAACCAAACACACCCATTGATCAAACAGCACATTTAATCTCGTCCGCGTACCAAGATACTCACAATCGAGGATCCAATGATGTATTTGAAACATTCGATCGCTCTGCTAAGCATCGTCGCTCTGGTTGGGTGCAACGGTGGCTCAGCCAAGACCGAAGTCGACGACAGTCCAATTGTGATGGATGAATTGCCACCAGGTCTGGATAGTCACGATCATGGTGCGCACGAGCATCCCGAGCACGGGCCACACGGCGGTGAACTAGTCGAACTCGGGCAGGAGGCTTACCACATCGAATTCATTCACGATGATGAGGATGTGGAAATGTTTATTTTGGATGGTGCGGCGGAGAGTGAAGTGGCTATCGCGGCAGAGACCTTAACGGTCAGTCTAAAGCTGGATGGCAAAGTTAAATCCTTTGAACTGGCATCCGTTGAAAAGAACGCTGACGGGAAAGCTTCCCATTTCCTATCGACCGAAGCAGACTTGGTTCAGTCGATGAAAGCGGCAGCCGAAGGCGTCATCGTACTGAATATCGAAGGAAAGTCGTTTACCGGTAGCCTGTCACATGACCATGATCATGAAGGTCACGACCATTCTGGACATGACCACTAAGGCGTCAGGCGGTTCTGGATAAAAGATGATGGTGGCGGTGCCGGCATTGGCAACGCGATTGGCAATCCGGAGCGAATGATTTGAATTCCCCGACTGCTGGTCGGTTCAAGTAGCAGGCTGCGTAGTCCTTCGATCGTCATTGGTGGTGCGAAGAGATATCCCTGAGCGCTATCGCATCCCCATTGTTGCAGCAGATTGAGTTGCAAGGGAGATTCCACCCCTTGGCATACGATCTTGGCGAGCAAGTGATGTGCGAGTTTCATAATCGCTTGTGCGATGATCGCATGGCCATGGTCGACAACGATGGATGCGGTGAACGTTCTGTCAATCTTGACAGTTTCAACCGGGTATTCATGAAAGCAGGTCAGCGATGAACTGCCTTTGCCAAAGTCGTCGATATGGATGCCGATTCCCAGGTCAGACAGTTCTTGCATTGTTTGCCGAGACCGCTCGCTGTGGCGAGCGTCACTGGCTTCGGACATTTCCAGTTTAAGCGACCATTTGAATTTTGTTCGTTCGCGGATCGCAATAAGGCGATCTGTGAAGAACGGGTCTGCAAGTTGACGCCGAGAAACGTTGACACCTAAGTAGACATCAGGTCGATCGGAGTCGGCGAAAGACATCATCAAGCGACTGAATTCACGCATTGATTGTTCGAGCACCCATTCACCGAACTGGCTGACGAGCCCGATTTCTTCAGCAATGGGGATGAACTTACTTGGCGGGATGTAGTTGCCTTCGGAGTTTCGCCAGCGTGAGAGGACTTCGACACCTTGAATCGTGCCATCGAGCAGACCGACGATTGGTTGGAAGCGAAGTTCAAATTGTTCGTTTCGTAGAGCTTCACGCAATTGAGCTTCTAGTTCATGCCGCGCGACGATCGCGTCATGCATGGTCTGGTCAAAGACCGCAATCTGGCCTTTGCCAGAATTCTTCGCTTGGTACATCGCGGTATCGGCATTGCGCAACGCGTCGTGGGCATCATCAAGCGAATCTTCTAGGAACGCGACACCAACACTCGTCCCAACGGTTACCAAGCGTGCACCGATTTGGAACGGTTCGGAGATGCGTTTGACGATACGACGGGCAACACGCAGGGCATCGTCACGATGCATCATTTGTTCCAGCAAGACGACGAATTCGTCGCCTCCAAGTCGAACTGTCTTGTCCGCATCGTCAGTGTGAAGCGGCTCACAGGTTTCCGGGCAGCGTGTTGACGTGTCGCGTTCGCGTACACATTCTTGCAGTCGCATTGCGACCTGATTTAGCAGTTCGTCACCCGCATCATGGCCCAATGAGTCATTGATGATTTTGAAATTGTCAAGATCCAAAAACAGCAACGCATCAAATGTTTTGCGTTTGGGGCCCTGGTTTGCCAAAACGGATTCAAGCTTTTCGATCAGAAACGGACGGTTGGGTAGGTCCGTTAACGAATCACGATGAGCTATATCACGCAATTCCGATTCGGCTTTTCGGCGGCGGTCGACCTCATCGCGGAGAGTCGACATCTTTTGTTTTTGCCGAATCGCTAACCGGTATTTCTCACTCAACGCCAGTGCCAGTTGTCTGGCTTCGTCGTGGGCGAACGGCTTGCGAAGTAGTAACAGACGATCGCTGTAACCGAGGCTTTGAACGATGTCTTCCCAGGTGTGGTCGCTGTAGGCTGTGCAGATAACCACTTGAATATCGGAATCGATTCGCCATAAACGCTTGATCGTTTCCAGCCCATCCATCCCTTGGGGCATTCTCATGTCGACAAACGCGACAGAGAACCGTTGTCCCGATTCGATTGATTGCTGAATGCAATGGACACCCTCTTCACCGCTGTAGGCATGTGTCAGCGAGAATGTTGGCGCCTCGGTATCTTTGGCATTCGAATTTGAAGCCGTTTCATTTTGCAAAAACTTCGCTTCAAAGTCGTCCAAATCGTCGTCTTGTTTGCGGTCTGTCTCAAAAATCCTTTTGAATGTCGCATGGATTTCAGACTGATCGTCAATGACCAGGATGTGTCGTTCTAGCAAGAAGTCGTTCATCCGATATGACCCCCGTGAAGATCAACTCCGTCCGAGGCCATTTCTGATGCGTGACTGAGTTTGACTGTATCGTCCGGGGTTAATGAAGTCGAATCATCCGTGTCGGTTTCTGAAGAAGGCGTG
The Stieleria sp. JC731 genome window above contains:
- a CDS encoding EAL domain-containing protein, yielding MNDFLLERHILVIDDQSEIHATFKRIFETDRKQDDDLDDFEAKFLQNETASNSNAKDTEAPTFSLTHAYSGEEGVHCIQQSIESGQRFSVAFVDMRMPQGMDGLETIKRLWRIDSDIQVVICTAYSDHTWEDIVQSLGYSDRLLLLRKPFAHDEARQLALALSEKYRLAIRQKQKMSTLRDEVDRRRKAESELRDIAHRDSLTDLPNRPFLIEKLESVLANQGPKRKTFDALLFLDLDNFKIINDSLGHDAGDELLNQVAMRLQECVRERDTSTRCPETCEPLHTDDADKTVRLGGDEFVVLLEQMMHRDDALRVARRIVKRISEPFQIGARLVTVGTSVGVAFLEDSLDDAHDALRNADTAMYQAKNSGKGQIAVFDQTMHDAIVARHELEAQLREALRNEQFELRFQPIVGLLDGTIQGVEVLSRWRNSEGNYIPPSKFIPIAEEIGLVSQFGEWVLEQSMREFSRLMMSFADSDRPDVYLGVNVSRRQLADPFFTDRLIAIRERTKFKWSLKLEMSEASDARHSERSRQTMQELSDLGIGIHIDDFGKGSSSLTCFHEYPVETVKIDRTFTASIVVDHGHAIIAQAIMKLAHHLLAKIVCQGVESPLQLNLLQQWGCDSAQGYLFAPPMTIEGLRSLLLEPTSSRGIQIIRSGLPIALPMPAPPPSSFIQNRLTP